In the Thermogemmatispora onikobensis genome, one interval contains:
- a CDS encoding NADH-quinone oxidoreductase subunit B family protein — protein sequence MPADVATENAAEQLKKRIQRLFGGSLHIRHVDAGSCNACESEIKMLTNPYYDIQRLGIFFTPSPRHADLLLVTGPVTHAMKEPLLRTYEAMPDPRLVVAVGACACSGGMMGPSAFAHGGLAEVLPVDVFIPGCPPT from the coding sequence ATGCCTGCTGATGTGGCAACTGAAAACGCTGCTGAGCAGCTCAAAAAACGTATACAACGTTTGTTCGGGGGCTCGCTTCATATCCGACACGTGGACGCTGGCTCGTGCAATGCCTGTGAGTCTGAGATCAAAATGCTCACGAATCCCTATTATGATATCCAGCGCCTGGGGATCTTCTTTACCCCCTCGCCGCGCCATGCTGATCTGCTGCTTGTGACCGGGCCGGTGACCCACGCGATGAAAGAGCCGCTGCTGCGGACCTATGAGGCAATGCCTGATCCGCGTTTAGTGGTGGCAGTGGGAGCTTGCGCGTGCAGCGGAGGCATGATGGGGCCAAGCGCTTTCGCCCACGGTGGGCTGGCGGAAGTGCTGCCAGTTGATGTCTTTATCCCCGGCTGCCCTCCGACC
- a CDS encoding 4Fe-4S binding protein, producing the protein MFFSWVRKGLRTGVLTTRYPARPEPMPATFRGRPILDASRCQADQGCTACVQLCLPAALSLSTRLLSSAETGDGDQQCWQMEEDTSGVRQEVTLDYARCIMCGLCAQACPTEALRMTPDYELAVTGREDLRQVVRFSPYREQEYLDGKEQNDGDAC; encoded by the coding sequence ATGTTCTTTTCCTGGGTGCGCAAAGGGCTGCGTACCGGCGTGCTTACCACACGCTATCCTGCCCGCCCTGAACCAATGCCTGCAACGTTCCGCGGTCGGCCTATCCTCGACGCCAGCCGGTGCCAAGCGGACCAGGGTTGCACAGCCTGTGTGCAGCTCTGTCTGCCCGCAGCACTGAGCCTGAGCACCCGTCTGCTCTCTTCAGCAGAGACCGGGGACGGTGATCAGCAGTGCTGGCAGATGGAAGAGGATACCTCGGGCGTGCGGCAGGAGGTGACGCTGGACTACGCCCGCTGTATTATGTGCGGTCTCTGCGCGCAGGCCTGCCCGACAGAGGCCCTACGCATGACACCCGACTATGAATTGGCTGTGACAGGACGTGAGGACCTGCGCCAGGTTGTGCGCTTTTCTCCATATAGAGAACAGGAATATCTGGATGGAAAGGAGCAGAATGACGGCGATGCCTGCTGA
- a CDS encoding hydrogenase large subunit: protein MSELQILATHLAMTCGGVIRSVSEESEEIVLVLPVEALTAAIEALQRESQARFVDLFAVAGYPSTGTLQLHLLFALDEAQAWLHLLTELAQEGAAFPSLVDRLPATDWYERVVWEETGALPRGHPFLQRLRLPASWPERLWTQRADFSWSQAQPTAADEAGAVELEEAPPGVVDYPLGPVRSGVVESGHFRLRTVGEELVDVHLQLFYKHRGLEKRAEGLSPELLPLVAERITGTSAFSHSLALCQALERLAGVQVPLRARFLRTILGELERLFNHLGYQADLCQATGLVVAQAQFDILKERVLRLNAAISGHRYLFGMNVPGGLSRDLAKADIAAIEALSRECRGALEELHSLLLNSSSHNDRLEETGILPPDEARAYSVVGPIGRASGIDRDLRRDHPYAAYGEVQFEVPVLQKGDAFARSQIRLEEARQSLFIIEQALKRLPLGEVRVPMPPLPPGGSALGWAETPHGEAVHWLLVGEDATLRRYRVRPASFANWQAFPIAIPGHNILTDFPVIEQSFGLSIAGANS, encoded by the coding sequence ATGAGCGAGCTCCAGATCCTTGCAACCCATCTTGCTATGACCTGTGGGGGGGTCATCCGCTCTGTTTCAGAGGAGAGTGAGGAGATTGTGCTGGTGCTTCCAGTCGAAGCACTGACAGCGGCGATAGAGGCTCTTCAACGGGAGTCGCAAGCCCGTTTCGTTGATCTGTTCGCTGTCGCTGGCTATCCATCAACGGGGACACTTCAGCTCCATCTCCTTTTTGCGCTTGATGAAGCGCAGGCCTGGCTCCATTTGCTTACTGAGCTTGCGCAGGAGGGAGCAGCTTTCCCTAGTCTTGTCGATCGCTTGCCCGCGACGGACTGGTATGAACGTGTAGTCTGGGAAGAAACGGGAGCCTTACCGCGCGGGCATCCTTTCCTGCAACGCCTACGGCTTCCTGCAAGCTGGCCAGAGAGGCTTTGGACGCAGCGTGCGGACTTCTCCTGGTCGCAGGCACAGCCGACGGCGGCAGATGAAGCAGGCGCTGTAGAGCTGGAAGAAGCTCCTCCTGGGGTGGTCGATTATCCTCTAGGGCCGGTGCGTTCCGGGGTAGTGGAGTCGGGCCATTTTCGGCTACGTACGGTAGGTGAGGAGCTGGTCGATGTCCACCTGCAGTTGTTTTACAAGCATCGGGGCCTCGAGAAGCGAGCCGAGGGACTGTCGCCGGAGTTGTTGCCGCTGGTGGCCGAGCGTATCACCGGCACCAGTGCCTTCTCTCACTCGCTGGCCCTGTGTCAGGCACTGGAGCGCCTGGCTGGAGTACAGGTCCCACTACGCGCACGCTTTCTGCGTACCATCCTGGGGGAGCTGGAGCGGCTCTTTAATCATCTGGGCTACCAGGCTGACCTCTGTCAGGCTACTGGTCTGGTCGTTGCTCAGGCCCAGTTTGATATTCTGAAAGAGCGCGTACTGCGCCTCAATGCCGCAATCAGTGGGCATCGCTATCTCTTTGGCATGAATGTCCCTGGTGGTCTGAGCCGTGACCTGGCAAAGGCAGACATCGCGGCGATTGAAGCCCTGAGCCGTGAATGCAGAGGGGCTCTGGAAGAGCTACACTCCTTGCTACTCAACTCTTCCTCGCATAACGACCGCCTGGAAGAAACTGGCATTTTGCCCCCAGACGAGGCCCGGGCTTACAGCGTCGTCGGCCCAATCGGACGCGCCTCCGGTATTGATCGAGACCTGCGACGCGACCATCCCTATGCTGCCTATGGGGAAGTACAGTTCGAGGTGCCCGTTCTCCAAAAAGGTGATGCCTTTGCCCGCTCGCAGATCCGTCTGGAAGAGGCGAGGCAGTCGCTTTTCATCATCGAACAGGCCCTGAAGCGGCTTCCACTGGGTGAGGTGCGGGTGCCAATGCCCCCCTTGCCACCAGGGGGCTCTGCACTGGGATGGGCAGAGACCCCTCATGGTGAGGCGGTCCACTGGCTCCTGGTTGGGGAAGATGCTACCTTGCGTCGCTATCGTGTACGCCCAGCCTCCTTCGCTAATTGGCAGGCTTTCCCTATTGCCATTCCCGGTCACAATATCTTGACGGATTTTCCGGTCATTGAGCAGAGCTTCGGCCTTTCGATCGCAGGCGCTAATAGCTGA